The Caretta caretta isolate rCarCar2 chromosome 10, rCarCar1.hap1, whole genome shotgun sequence genome has a window encoding:
- the MESP2 gene encoding mesoderm posterior protein 2: MASCPAQLLAQNLQLLPSQALLQEWGWAHSASTSPTSSSDSYSLSPSSTLLASQEPLHGCLPGRAPALPPKHRADPCRSSQRAQGRAGGRQRQSASEREKLRMRNLSKALHTLRRYLPPSVAPAGQSLTKIETLRLTIRYISHLSELLGLSEETLAQRREGPHRRCQLCPEGLGCCQARTPGLQAASPAPWEGSPPAAASWVSPTCCPAAGTSPELVWTQSAGAASWMTPTSCSETGTPPELHGAQISDLMAWGSPTSRPKAGSLPEPHGTASWGSCTGPAGPPEPNGIGATDTRHWTSPTHCPLLAAFYQAGPMSPALDWSIDPSPQPAHSHHWGIPAEPAQQQEWGAAGTEEVMRSRTLATLGCGDTGLFTD; this comes from the exons ATGGCCAGCTGTCCTGCCCAGCTCCTAGCCCAGAATCTCCAGCTGCTCCCGAGCCAGGCCCtgctgcaggagtggggctgggcccACTCAGCCTCCacctctcccacctcctcctcagACTCCTATAGCCTGTCCCCTTCTTCTACACTCCTGGCTTCCCAGGAGCCCCTCCACGGCTGCCTCCCGGGGCGAGCACCCGCTCTGCCCCCCAAGCACCGGGCGGATCCCTGCCGCAGCAGCCAgagggcacagggcagggcaggcggcAGGCAGAGGCAGAGCGCCAGCGAGCGGGAGAAGCTGCGCATGAGGAACCTGTCCAAGGCTCTCCACACCCTGCGACGCTACCTGCCCCCCTCGGTGGCACCGGCCGGCCAGAGCCTGACCAAGATCGAGACCCTGCGCCTCACCATCCGCTACATCTCCCACCTGTCGGAGCTGCTGGGGCTCAGCGAGGAGACGCTGGCCCAGAGGAGAGAGGGCCCACACCGGCGCTGCCAGCTGTGCCCCGAGGGGCTGGGTTGCTGCCAGGCCAGGACCCCTGGCCTCCAGGCAGCATCTCCAGCCCCGTGGGAGGGGTCCCCCCCGGCCGCAGCATCCTGGGTGTCGCCCACCTGCTGCCCTGCTGCAGGGACGTCCCCGGAGCTGGTTTGGACTCAAAGTGCTGGAGCAGCGTCCTGGATGACACCCACCTCCTGCTCTGAAACAGGGACTCCCCCGGAGCTCCATGGGGCCCAGATCTCAGACTTAATGGCCTGGGGCTCGCCCACCTCCCGCCCCAAGGCAGGGAGCCTTCCAGAGCCCCATGGCACAGCATCCTGGGGATCCTGCACTGGCCCGGCTGGCCCCCCTGAGCCCAACGGGATCGGAGCCACGGACACAAGGCACTGGACATCGCCCacgcactgccccctgctggctgctttctACCAG gcagggcCCATGTCTCCAGCCCTGGACTGGTCCATtgaccccagcccccagccagcccacagCCACCACTGGGGCATCCCGGCCGAGCCGGCCCAGCAGCAGGAATGGGGGGCCGCTGGCACTGAAGAGGTGATGAGAAGCAGGACATTGGCAACGTTGGGGTGCGGAGATACGGGGCTCTTCACGGACTAG